From a single Lacerta agilis isolate rLacAgi1 chromosome 3, rLacAgi1.pri, whole genome shotgun sequence genomic region:
- the NDUFAF4 gene encoding NADH dehydrogenase [ubiquinone] 1 alpha subcomplex assembly factor 4 isoform X2 — protein sequence MMGARVTRVFSNFNLESRAHREIAKAKPAPAPRHPQPADHTDRFQEEIKRKDDHLHTLLKEVYVESNDPVMHVKNKGESLPSKREERRLTKVGDLGPLDIQYVPRGKVSIVEVLTLLHNHLHSPETWTAEKIAKEYSLELKDVTDLLRFFIPFAVEIFPPQDKKQLKP from the exons ATGATGGGCGCCAGGGTGACCCGCGTGTTCAGCAACTTCAACCTGGAGAGCCGAGCCCACCGAGAAATCGCCAAAGCTAAGCCCGCGCCAGCCCCGCGGCACCCGCAGCCTGCAGACC ACACCGACAGATTCCAAGAAGAGATTAAGAGAAAAGATGACCACCTTCACACATTATTAAAGGAAGTCTATGTTGAGTCCAATGATCCGGTTATGCAT GTGAAAAACAAAGGAGAAAGCCTTCCTTCTAAGCGCGAGGAACGCAGACTTACAAAAGTAGGCGATCTTGGTCCCTTGGATATTCAGTATGTTCCTAGAGGCAAAGTCTCTATAGTTGAAGTCTTGACCCTTCTCCATAATCATCTTCACTCTCCGGAAACCTGGACTGCAGAGAAAATAGCAAAGGAATATTCATTAGAATTGAAGGATGTGACTGATCTCTTAAGATTCTTCATCCCGTTTGCTGTGGAGATCTTTCCTCCTCAAGACAAAAAGCAGCTAAAGCCTTGA
- the NDUFAF4 gene encoding NADH dehydrogenase [ubiquinone] 1 alpha subcomplex assembly factor 4 isoform X1 translates to MMGARVTRVFSNFNLESRAHREIAKAKPAPAPRHPQPADLSLDTDRFQEEIKRKDDHLHTLLKEVYVESNDPVMHVKNKGESLPSKREERRLTKVGDLGPLDIQYVPRGKVSIVEVLTLLHNHLHSPETWTAEKIAKEYSLELKDVTDLLRFFIPFAVEIFPPQDKKQLKP, encoded by the exons ATGATGGGCGCCAGGGTGACCCGCGTGTTCAGCAACTTCAACCTGGAGAGCCGAGCCCACCGAGAAATCGCCAAAGCTAAGCCCGCGCCAGCCCCGCGGCACCCGCAGCCTGCAGAC CTCTCCTTAGACACCGACAGATTCCAAGAAGAGATTAAGAGAAAAGATGACCACCTTCACACATTATTAAAGGAAGTCTATGTTGAGTCCAATGATCCGGTTATGCAT GTGAAAAACAAAGGAGAAAGCCTTCCTTCTAAGCGCGAGGAACGCAGACTTACAAAAGTAGGCGATCTTGGTCCCTTGGATATTCAGTATGTTCCTAGAGGCAAAGTCTCTATAGTTGAAGTCTTGACCCTTCTCCATAATCATCTTCACTCTCCGGAAACCTGGACTGCAGAGAAAATAGCAAAGGAATATTCATTAGAATTGAAGGATGTGACTGATCTCTTAAGATTCTTCATCCCGTTTGCTGTGGAGATCTTTCCTCCTCAAGACAAAAAGCAGCTAAAGCCTTGA